In Xenorhabdus poinarii G6, the following are encoded in one genomic region:
- a CDS encoding antirestriction protein, which produces MWYICAPLEADIVSLDGDEGFLIIDGPAAIHPDGEPFPSGRCSPSFFKEFTTMPNDEFILLDTLSLSAVFPDRTPLERLFLGFLLANTASMFCQVYRPEHWESRRVSEGLSFLVPTQRETYPVWLPDQQLHVTLSAEAFGLAVTMAVFVRIAAVDTPNEDAHRFGQLRKHASQHAEAALIKTALDTHVSDEGVSAFFIGRQNNKHH; this is translated from the coding sequence GTGTGGTACATCTGCGCCCCTTTGGAAGCAGATATCGTCAGTCTTGATGGCGATGAAGGTTTCTTAATCATTGATGGCCCTGCGGCCATTCACCCGGACGGGGAACCTTTCCCGTCGGGCAGGTGTTCTCCGTCTTTTTTTAAGGAGTTCACCACGATGCCAAACGATGAGTTTATTCTGCTTGATACGCTTTCGCTGTCAGCCGTCTTTCCCGACAGAACACCGCTGGAGCGGTTGTTTCTTGGCTTTCTACTGGCCAATACGGCCTCGATGTTTTGTCAGGTTTATCGCCCCGAACACTGGGAGAGCCGCCGGGTGTCAGAAGGCTTAAGTTTTCTGGTGCCGACCCAACGGGAAACGTATCCCGTGTGGCTGCCTGACCAGCAACTGCATGTCACGCTCTCGGCGGAAGCATTCGGGCTGGCGGTGACGATGGCGGTGTTTGTCCGTATTGCCGCCGTGGATACCCCGAATGAGGATGCCCACCGCTTCGGACAATTGCGGAAACATGCGTCGCAACACGCGGAGGCCGCACTGATAAAAACGGCGCTGGATACCCATGTTTCTGACGAGGGGGTCAGTGCGTTTTTTATCGGCCGTCAAAATAATAAACATCATTAA
- a CDS encoding integrase domain-containing protein — translation MAQKSTRSKVELFRKAFITHARQAGGSFVTVADRERIARQFLDYLKSKGIKLRQMDSLKAKYVERYIAGRKANHINYRTLQNEMSALRAILAQAGKHKLAALDNPRLSNQALGIVNTSRKGMKAALIPTAFNEIFQQVEQKDRGVAAVMQLAYMLGLRTKEAVEAYKSLATWKKALENGHTAVRVVFGTKGGRPRQTVILDRAALYHAIDYAERAKAGRSGRLIDKPTIHQAIDRYRYVVRCAGLEGKQAPHSMRYHFAQQSGAHYKAQGFSEREVLALVSMDLGHGDGRGRYIRQVYYQNNETE, via the coding sequence ATGGCGCAGAAATCGACACGTTCAAAGGTTGAGCTGTTCAGAAAAGCATTTATTACTCATGCCCGACAGGCGGGCGGGAGTTTTGTCACGGTCGCGGATCGTGAGCGAATTGCCCGGCAGTTTCTGGATTATTTGAAAAGTAAGGGCATTAAGCTCCGGCAGATGGACAGCCTTAAAGCGAAATATGTTGAGCGCTATATTGCTGGGCGTAAGGCCAACCATATCAATTATCGAACACTGCAAAATGAAATGTCTGCATTGAGAGCCATTTTAGCGCAGGCCGGAAAACACAAGCTGGCGGCACTGGATAATCCTCGCCTGAGCAATCAGGCACTGGGTATTGTAAATACGAGCCGCAAAGGCATGAAGGCTGCGCTGATACCGACAGCATTCAATGAAATTTTTCAGCAGGTTGAGCAAAAAGACCGGGGCGTGGCCGCGGTGATGCAACTGGCGTATATGCTGGGGCTGCGCACCAAAGAAGCTGTGGAAGCCTATAAATCCTTAGCGACCTGGAAAAAAGCGCTGGAAAACGGCCATACCGCCGTGCGGGTAGTGTTTGGCACCAAAGGCGGGCGGCCGAGGCAGACGGTCATCCTCGACCGCGCCGCGTTGTACCACGCCATTGATTATGCGGAACGGGCAAAGGCAGGACGCAGTGGCAGATTGATTGATAAGCCCACGATCCATCAGGCGATAGATCGTTACCGTTACGTGGTCAGATGTGCCGGACTGGAGGGTAAGCAAGCGCCGCACAGTATGCGTTACCATTTTGCGCAGCAATCCGGCGCGCATTACAAAGCACAGGGTTTTAGTGAACGGGAAGTGCTGGCGCTGGTGTCGATGGACTTGGGGCACGGGGATGGGCGCGGGCGTTATATCCGGCAGGTCTACTATCAGAATAATGAAACGGAATAA
- a CDS encoding FMN-binding negative transcriptional regulator, translating into MYIPKKMEMTDQNSVSTFIINNSFGILISPTLIGTHLPFVFTPAEGKMGVLYGHVAKANQHWKEFEGQRVLVIFTGPHAYISPTWYKAHHAVPTWNYSAVHCYGVVEILGHEETKLVMETLVNAFEPSLIENKELMPDSYLNQKMQAIVGFKIWIDEIQAKEKLGQHRSQDDQRGVYTALKNSTKSDNVKLANYMKKRHIGTGD; encoded by the coding sequence ATGTATATACCCAAAAAAATGGAAATGACTGACCAAAACAGCGTGTCGACATTTATTATCAACAACAGCTTTGGAATATTGATCTCCCCTACACTAATAGGCACCCATCTTCCTTTTGTTTTCACCCCTGCGGAAGGAAAGATGGGCGTATTATATGGGCACGTCGCTAAAGCTAATCAGCACTGGAAAGAATTTGAAGGCCAGCGAGTATTAGTGATTTTTACTGGGCCGCATGCTTATATTTCTCCAACTTGGTATAAAGCACACCATGCTGTTCCAACTTGGAATTATTCAGCCGTACATTGCTATGGGGTAGTAGAAATTCTGGGACACGAAGAGACAAAATTAGTCATGGAAACCCTGGTTAATGCCTTTGAACCTAGCCTGATAGAGAACAAAGAACTTATGCCAGACTCTTACCTCAATCAGAAAATGCAAGCGATAGTCGGGTTCAAAATTTGGATTGACGAAATTCAAGCTAAAGAAAAGCTCGGCCAACATAGAAGTCAAGACGACCAACGTGGTGTTTATACGGCGTTGAAAAACAGTACAAAAAGCGATAACGTAAAATTGGCTAATTACATGAAAAAGCGTCATATTGGCACTGGCGATTAA
- a CDS encoding IS982 family transposase: MNKLVEIFCDVDDFCRFFIPQWEQFCLNKGHRLRRRQGHMYPSEMMTILIRFHMSHYRDFKHFYLEHIWKYHHHDFPTLLSYTRFVSVSPSVLVPLCSYLTQLKGKPTGIAFIDSTSLRVCHNIRIPRHKVFEGVAQRGKTSIGWFYGFKLHLIVNHQGEILALKITAGNVDDREPVRELAKALTGSLYGDKGYLSQELAGALAQAGVTFMTKKRRHMKAQVLAEWDNIMLSKRFIIETINGQLKTISQIEHSRHRSIKGFLLTVLGGVIAYCLKLKKPSLKVFYSEEDFPMTA, translated from the coding sequence ATGAACAAACTAGTTGAAATTTTCTGCGATGTCGATGACTTTTGTCGTTTTTTCATTCCTCAATGGGAACAGTTTTGTCTTAATAAGGGGCATCGTCTACGCCGCAGGCAAGGTCACATGTATCCCAGTGAAATGATGACCATCCTGATCCGCTTTCACATGTCGCATTACCGTGATTTTAAACATTTTTATCTGGAGCATATTTGGAAATATCATCATCACGATTTTCCAACTTTGCTCAGTTATACCCGTTTTGTCAGTGTTTCCCCTTCCGTTTTAGTGCCGCTGTGCAGTTATCTGACTCAGTTAAAAGGAAAGCCCACGGGGATCGCTTTTATTGATTCCACGAGTTTACGCGTGTGCCATAACATTCGTATTCCCCGCCATAAGGTGTTTGAGGGGGTGGCACAGCGAGGAAAAACCTCGATAGGGTGGTTTTACGGTTTCAAATTACACTTGATTGTTAACCATCAGGGCGAAATTCTGGCACTCAAAATCACCGCCGGTAATGTGGATGATCGGGAACCGGTTCGCGAATTAGCAAAAGCATTAACGGGTTCTCTTTATGGTGACAAAGGCTATCTTAGTCAAGAACTGGCAGGTGCTTTAGCGCAAGCGGGTGTAACGTTCATGACAAAAAAGCGCCGTCACATGAAAGCGCAAGTGCTGGCTGAATGGGATAATATAATGTTATCAAAGCGTTTTATTATTGAAACAATTAATGGGCAATTAAAAACCATTTCTCAAATAGAGCATTCCCGGCACCGAAGTATAAAAGGATTTCTATTGACCGTTTTAGGTGGTGTCATTGCTTACTGCCTAAAATTGAAGAAACCGTCACTGAAAGTTTTCTACTCAGAAGAAGATTTTCCAATGACGGCTTAA
- a CDS encoding MFS transporter: MEKAIWKHKQFRMLFSGALFCHLGGKVYELALPLLIYDITRSSEIMGWMRAAEFLPYILLAAVIGALIDRVDRRVWSQWMIVGQVVCLLTGWLAIEFSSDPLWVLFPCAFFMMAFNFGYLNARMGMLKHVLPENLQSAAISSMSSLNSLFQALGPLLSGVIIFFSSAHIIFLWIALFLFIAWCYLFKMPYEKEVFNPPENIRTSIVKGWKILQTNIPLYHMALAIMVLNTCSIVFSLQAIYYAKTVLIMNAVNIGYMLSAGGIGGILGSLLTVHLRSRFGLGFVLVVTMTLEVFGYLLILFFNHPAMLMFAFFWANFFEIITALLVYTYRQESVKKENIGRIMGITGTIFKLTRILDKKLAKCLFQEQSFGAHQKPL; encoded by the coding sequence TTGGAAAAGGCTATATGGAAACATAAACAGTTTCGGATGCTATTTTCAGGGGCGCTTTTTTGTCATTTAGGGGGAAAAGTTTATGAGCTGGCATTACCGTTATTAATCTACGATATCACCCGCTCATCGGAAATCATGGGCTGGATGCGTGCTGCAGAATTTCTACCTTATATTCTTCTGGCAGCGGTGATTGGAGCTTTGATTGATCGCGTGGATCGTAGGGTCTGGTCTCAATGGATGATTGTAGGACAGGTTGTGTGTTTGCTGACTGGCTGGTTAGCCATCGAGTTTAGTTCAGACCCATTGTGGGTGCTATTCCCTTGTGCTTTCTTTATGATGGCTTTTAACTTTGGTTACCTTAATGCCAGAATGGGAATGCTGAAACATGTATTACCTGAAAATTTACAAAGTGCAGCCATCTCCAGCATGAGTTCACTGAATAGCCTATTCCAGGCACTTGGTCCTTTGCTGTCTGGTGTGATTATTTTTTTCTCATCCGCCCATATTATTTTTCTATGGATAGCCTTATTTCTGTTTATTGCCTGGTGTTATTTGTTCAAAATGCCGTATGAAAAAGAGGTATTCAACCCCCCCGAAAATATAAGAACGTCTATCGTTAAAGGCTGGAAGATATTACAAACTAATATTCCGCTATATCATATGGCGCTGGCTATCATGGTGTTAAATACTTGCTCAATCGTATTTTCGTTGCAAGCTATCTATTATGCCAAAACAGTTCTGATCATGAATGCTGTTAACATTGGTTATATGCTATCTGCAGGCGGAATAGGAGGGATACTCGGTTCTCTATTGACAGTTCACCTACGAAGCCGGTTTGGTTTAGGGTTCGTGTTGGTTGTCACTATGACCCTTGAGGTATTTGGTTACCTGTTGATTCTATTTTTTAACCACCCTGCCATGTTGATGTTTGCTTTTTTCTGGGCGAATTTTTTCGAAATAATCACCGCTCTTCTCGTTTACACATACCGTCAAGAAAGTGTAAAAAAAGAGAATATAGGAAGAATAATGGGTATTACTGGCACAATATTTAAATTAACCCGAATTCTGGATAAAAAATTGGCGAAGTGCCTGTTCCAAGAGCAAAGTTTTGGTGCACACCAAAAACCGCTCTAA
- a CDS encoding aldehyde dehydrogenase family protein — MGDPFDETSEIGPMISVSHRENILKAITQAQQEGASLCTGGIVPIDCSRGFYIEPAVLTGVHPQSSFATQEIFGPVVAIFIAENEKHALSLANDSKFGLAGTVWSASDSKALSFARKMQVGNIGINTPYIRDIRCPFGGFKQSGIGTVGGYWSLEQYTQTQTLCLPLNRYALPRYGALK, encoded by the coding sequence ATAGGTGATCCATTTGATGAAACCAGCGAAATTGGGCCAATGATTAGTGTCAGCCACCGAGAAAACATCCTAAAGGCCATAACTCAGGCACAGCAAGAAGGTGCTAGTTTGTGTACCGGGGGGATTGTACCTATAGATTGTTCTAGGGGATTTTACATTGAACCTGCTGTTTTAACCGGGGTGCATCCTCAAAGTTCATTCGCTACACAAGAGATCTTTGGGCCTGTCGTAGCCATTTTTATCGCAGAAAACGAAAAACATGCTCTCTCTTTAGCTAATGATTCCAAATTTGGCCTTGCGGGAACGGTGTGGAGTGCGAGCGATTCAAAAGCACTGTCTTTTGCGCGGAAAATGCAGGTGGGCAATATAGGTATAAATACACCGTATATCAGGGATATTCGTTGTCCGTTTGGTGGCTTTAAGCAGAGTGGTATTGGTACTGTGGGCGGGTATTGGAGCTTAGAACAATATACCCAAACACAAACTTTGTGTCTGCCTCTTAATCGTTATGCACTGCCCAGATATGGTGCTCTGAAATGA
- a CDS encoding IS630 family transposase, translated as MSYSLDFRKRVLAYKDKHSLTFEQTSAHFEISMRTLFRWCNKIEPCMTRDKPATKIPDEGLIADVQNFPDDYQWERAKRLGVSQSAIHYALKRLRITQKKTRQHPRADPQARQAFIERISDYEQTGRPLVYLDESGFAQSMPRKHGYSEKGLRCFGTHDWQAKGRINVIGAILENTFVTLSLFTENINADVFYAWMTQDLLPTLPHGAVIVMDNAPFHKRNDTTQAIADSRCQLEWLPAYSPDLNPIEHKWGGAKAIRRQKRGSVDELFTEHIKYVRLC; from the coding sequence ATGAGCTACAGCTTAGATTTTCGAAAGCGAGTACTGGCATACAAAGACAAGCATTCGTTGACTTTCGAACAAACGAGTGCCCATTTTGAAATCTCCATGCGTACCTTGTTCCGGTGGTGTAATAAAATAGAACCTTGCATGACCCGCGATAAACCCGCCACGAAAATCCCTGATGAGGGACTTATTGCGGATGTCCAAAATTTTCCTGATGACTATCAATGGGAAAGAGCAAAACGTTTAGGTGTCTCACAATCGGCTATTCATTACGCTTTGAAACGGCTGCGGATCACCCAGAAAAAAACGCGCCAACACCCTCGCGCTGATCCTCAAGCTCGTCAGGCATTTATCGAGCGCATCAGCGATTATGAACAGACTGGCAGACCCCTTGTTTATTTGGATGAAAGTGGTTTTGCTCAATCGATGCCACGTAAACATGGATATTCGGAAAAAGGGTTACGCTGTTTTGGTACGCATGACTGGCAGGCAAAAGGTCGTATCAACGTCATTGGCGCCATTCTCGAAAATACTTTCGTCACCTTAAGCTTATTTACCGAGAATATTAATGCCGATGTTTTTTATGCGTGGATGACGCAAGATTTGCTGCCAACGCTTCCACACGGAGCAGTGATAGTGATGGATAATGCGCCTTTCCATAAACGGAATGACACGACACAAGCGATAGCAGACAGCAGATGTCAACTGGAATGGCTTCCCGCTTATAGTCCGGATTTAAACCCTATAGAACACAAATGGGGCGGAGCAAAAGCGATAAGGAGGCAAAAAAGAGGTTCAGTTGATGAGTTGTTTACGGAGCATATTAAATATGTCAGGTTATGTTGA
- a CDS encoding aldehyde dehydrogenase family protein produces the protein MIDIVNFINGQHVKATSGDRLFSINPSTEERIAQVNVSSSTDIDAAVYAARMAYEQGSWSRLSVEERASYLHMIADVLEDNVSLFAQYECEDTGFLSKMCLHGHLPRAVEHFRFFAEEGKRFFGSAIPIGDSYINFTHNVPVGVVAIMTPWNGPLSVSSINLAAALIAGNTVVLKPSELAPVTVSLLGQIFEEIGLPEGVVNIVHGAGRPTGEALIQHTDIDLLCFVGGTQVGKDVLRYSASTLRRSLLELGGKSPTVVLADADIDAALDGALVSAFSSNGQVCTAGSRIIVDKTIAETFSRQFIERVQNICV, from the coding sequence ATGATAGACATTGTCAACTTTATCAATGGGCAGCATGTTAAAGCAACAAGTGGGGATAGATTATTTTCCATCAACCCGTCGACGGAAGAACGCATTGCCCAAGTGAATGTTTCGTCGTCTACTGATATTGATGCCGCAGTGTATGCTGCCAGAATGGCATATGAGCAGGGTTCATGGTCACGACTCTCGGTAGAGGAGAGGGCATCTTATCTGCATATGATTGCAGATGTGTTAGAAGATAACGTGTCTCTATTTGCTCAGTATGAATGTGAAGATACGGGTTTTTTGTCAAAAATGTGTTTACATGGGCATCTTCCTCGTGCAGTAGAACACTTTCGCTTTTTTGCTGAAGAGGGTAAACGTTTCTTTGGCAGCGCCATTCCAATAGGGGATTCCTACATTAATTTTACCCATAATGTTCCTGTAGGCGTTGTTGCGATCATGACACCATGGAACGGCCCATTATCTGTTTCTTCAATTAACTTAGCGGCTGCACTGATCGCGGGTAACACTGTGGTTTTAAAACCTTCAGAATTAGCACCAGTCACGGTTTCTTTACTTGGTCAAATATTTGAAGAAATTGGTCTACCTGAAGGTGTAGTCAATATTGTACATGGAGCTGGTCGGCCGACTGGAGAAGCCCTTATTCAACATACTGATATTGATTTATTATGCTTTGTTGGAGGCACTCAAGTTGGAAAAGATGTCTTAAGATACTCGGCGAGCACATTACGACGTTCGTTGCTGGAATTAGGAGGAAAATCTCCTACGGTGGTATTAGCCGATGCAGATATTGATGCGGCGTTAGACGGTGCGTTAGTATCTGCTTTCAGCAGCAATGGACAGGTGTGCACTGCGGGTTCTCGCATCATCGTCGACAAAACAATCGCCGAAACTTTTAGCCGTCAGTTTATTGAGCGAGTCCAGAATATTTGTGTATAG
- a CDS encoding aspartate aminotransferase family protein: MQNWELRAKRAIAGGTTHDSWASAHPIVFKRADGAYKWDTSGRQYTDFWMGHGALILGHNHPAVIQAIATQLNSGTHLSGNHTLLVEWAEKIIQMIPSAELVRFCASGTEATLLALRLARAYTGKPSIMRIDGHFHGWHDEALSGVIGGWPTGSHPDSANYLQLVPPFDLEAVEVSLMKGKTAAVILEPGGGSSGTLPYDRQYLQELRNITSSYNTLLIFDEVMSGFRYAPGGVQQLSSIMPDITTLSKVLCGGLPGGAIVGSQIIMSCFDAGHNTKVLHSGTFNGNPLSASAGLTTLALVADGTIQETLNKNTMMFVNAVNEKARQLGIDVQLFHQSSIFHILIGAQKEGVDISPSEDAFWITQKNATIYNELKALLTQYGIDMHKSHGWLSTCHTHDILECAVDKFHMAFVQLLKQNRTMSLAD, from the coding sequence ATGCAAAATTGGGAACTACGTGCAAAACGCGCCATTGCTGGTGGAACAACTCATGATAGTTGGGCTTCCGCCCACCCCATAGTATTTAAACGTGCTGATGGTGCTTATAAATGGGATACCAGCGGTCGGCAATATACCGATTTTTGGATGGGACATGGTGCGTTAATTCTGGGTCATAATCATCCTGCCGTGATTCAAGCAATTGCTACTCAGTTAAATAGTGGCACACATCTTTCCGGTAATCATACTTTGTTGGTGGAATGGGCTGAAAAAATAATTCAAATGATACCCAGTGCTGAACTAGTCAGGTTCTGTGCATCTGGTACCGAAGCTACGTTACTGGCATTGCGCTTGGCTCGAGCTTATACAGGTAAACCTTCTATCATGCGAATTGATGGGCATTTCCATGGTTGGCATGATGAAGCACTTTCAGGTGTTATAGGTGGATGGCCAACTGGCTCGCACCCAGATTCTGCCAATTATCTTCAATTAGTACCACCGTTCGATCTGGAAGCCGTGGAAGTCTCTTTAATGAAAGGAAAAACGGCGGCAGTTATCTTGGAACCGGGGGGAGGCAGTAGTGGTACGCTTCCATATGATAGGCAGTATTTACAGGAGTTACGAAATATTACTAGTAGTTACAATACGTTACTCATTTTTGATGAGGTGATGAGTGGATTTCGCTATGCACCGGGTGGTGTGCAACAGTTATCTTCCATCATGCCGGATATTACTACATTGTCTAAAGTGCTCTGTGGTGGATTACCCGGTGGTGCGATAGTCGGTTCCCAGATAATTATGTCCTGTTTTGACGCTGGGCATAATACTAAGGTACTTCATTCTGGTACATTCAACGGTAATCCATTATCTGCCAGTGCTGGCTTGACCACTTTGGCACTTGTGGCTGATGGAACTATTCAAGAGACACTAAATAAAAACACAATGATGTTTGTGAATGCAGTCAATGAAAAAGCTAGGCAGCTTGGCATTGATGTACAACTGTTTCATCAATCATCGATCTTTCACATATTGATTGGGGCGCAAAAAGAAGGGGTAGATATTTCGCCTTCTGAAGATGCGTTTTGGATAACGCAAAAAAATGCAACTATCTATAACGAATTAAAAGCACTCCTTACCCAGTATGGCATCGATATGCACAAATCTCATGGTTGGCTCAGTACTTGCCACACGCATGACATTCTTGAGTGTGCGGTGGATAAATTCCATATGGCGTTTGTTCAGTTATTAAAACAAAACAGAACAATGAGCTTGGCAGATTGA
- a CDS encoding iron-containing redox enzyme family protein has translation MSYPYLKYFPAIHEQPKEIKIVTNDLDITIESEKPRELKKLLLDMDGSNTLFTLAEKYHYDEKELRDLLFHLIDANIVKMEDIPSGNTIDPQSFAKMCREIFPKWKRDVFTLDFWHDLTTGKLSISAFAGWLLENCYFIEGATKRLSLVTAAANENKQIRALFSQHFIEEYNHHMFFMKALKQLGFTKKQVLNHQPLPSTIAIINHMRECGRRDAISYATCSAFLESTGGDRKESMVFYNSLIQYYDKENKGIVQPLIEHAYLDEEYGHNDWLEKVCACISTLEKERANDAIKSAGMLVETLKLWTHDIQTHYSNVPFNEVINPSRYR, from the coding sequence ATGAGTTATCCATATCTAAAGTATTTTCCTGCAATTCATGAACAACCAAAAGAAATAAAAATAGTCACTAATGATTTGGATATTACTATTGAATCAGAAAAGCCACGGGAACTTAAAAAGTTACTGTTAGATATGGATGGAAGTAATACGCTTTTCACCTTGGCTGAAAAATATCATTACGATGAAAAAGAGCTTCGCGATTTATTGTTTCATCTAATTGATGCAAATATAGTAAAGATGGAAGATATACCTTCAGGTAACACCATCGACCCTCAGAGTTTTGCAAAAATGTGCCGAGAAATTTTTCCTAAATGGAAAAGAGATGTGTTTACTCTTGATTTTTGGCACGATCTAACTACTGGAAAATTATCTATATCAGCTTTCGCTGGATGGCTGTTAGAAAATTGCTATTTTATCGAGGGAGCGACTAAACGCCTTTCATTAGTGACTGCGGCTGCTAATGAAAATAAACAAATTCGGGCTCTTTTTTCTCAGCATTTCATTGAAGAATATAACCACCATATGTTTTTTATGAAGGCACTCAAACAATTAGGTTTTACCAAAAAACAAGTTTTGAATCACCAGCCGCTACCGAGCACAATCGCCATTATTAATCATATGCGTGAATGTGGTCGTAGAGATGCTATCTCTTATGCCACATGTTCGGCATTTCTTGAATCTACAGGCGGAGATCGTAAAGAGAGTATGGTGTTTTATAACTCGCTTATCCAATATTACGATAAAGAAAATAAAGGGATAGTCCAGCCTTTAATTGAGCATGCTTATTTGGATGAAGAGTACGGGCATAATGATTGGCTGGAAAAAGTCTGTGCTTGTATCTCAACATTGGAAAAAGAGCGAGCTAATGATGCTATCAAGTCAGCAGGGATGTTGGTCGAAACGTTAAAATTGTGGACACATGATATTCAAACCCACTATAGCAACGTCCCCTTCAATGAGGTCATCAACCCTTCTCGTTACCGTTAA
- a CDS encoding conjugal transfer protein TraG N-terminal domain-containing protein, with the protein MTTNSYLEYFLTLLGWVVNNGLWQILIATGLFTLPLVIKVIAVWLKVRECGEEDGHGGLQSLSRIENTLYSAFFVMVVCCVPLVNVSLSTFQYDQSRAKSCGTWTPKAPGDSSNAPVISSLNHQTAAVPLWWAVVHRLSKGLTQAAVATIPCRPDLRQLRFDVQHTRIANAALAAELQDFTNDCYALALYQWQQRDQGQTTDPAVLNDIDWLGSRTFLAGDYHTLQSRTPRTHFLWHESRDSGRPNTGQGGYPTCKAWWSTSKTGLEARVLAQADPGLWLRLSAALKMIGKDGREYKEAVIRRLVSPVNLTVSQEGYVYAGYGGNADFTVWDRSNRVGSSAGTLLGGFLSMPAFDAVRQALPMVQAVILMALYILIPLILLFAAYEFKTVLTLTFAIFALNFLTFWWETARWLDSFLLEALYGSETHSLFNLVGLQNTSDDLIMGLVMGTLFIVLPMVWLGALAWAGVRMGDMAGMMSQGAGQVRQSAGMLGQLVMQKMLSGGKR; encoded by the coding sequence ATGACCACAAACAGCTATCTGGAATATTTTCTGACCTTACTCGGCTGGGTCGTCAACAACGGATTATGGCAAATTTTGATTGCCACGGGGCTGTTTACACTGCCTTTAGTGATAAAGGTCATCGCTGTCTGGCTGAAAGTGAGAGAGTGTGGCGAAGAGGACGGCCATGGCGGGTTACAGTCGCTGTCCCGGATTGAAAACACCCTGTACAGCGCCTTTTTTGTCATGGTGGTGTGTTGTGTGCCGCTGGTGAATGTCAGCCTCAGCACCTTCCAGTATGATCAATCCAGAGCGAAAAGCTGCGGCACCTGGACACCGAAAGCGCCCGGCGACAGCAGTAATGCGCCAGTGATATCCAGCCTGAATCATCAGACAGCCGCCGTACCACTCTGGTGGGCGGTGGTACACCGCTTGTCCAAAGGGCTGACGCAAGCTGCGGTTGCCACCATTCCCTGCCGGCCTGATTTGCGGCAACTGCGTTTTGACGTGCAGCATACCCGTATTGCCAACGCCGCACTGGCGGCGGAATTGCAGGATTTTACTAATGACTGTTATGCTTTAGCGTTGTATCAGTGGCAACAACGGGATCAGGGGCAAACCACCGATCCGGCCGTGCTGAATGATATTGACTGGCTGGGCAGCCGCACGTTTTTAGCCGGCGACTACCACACACTGCAATCAAGAACGCCCAGAACCCATTTTCTATGGCATGAGAGCCGGGATAGCGGCCGACCCAATACCGGACAGGGGGGCTATCCGACCTGCAAAGCGTGGTGGTCAACATCCAAAACCGGACTGGAGGCCAGAGTACTGGCGCAGGCCGATCCGGGATTATGGCTGCGTTTGTCAGCGGCGTTGAAAATGATAGGAAAAGACGGTCGTGAATATAAAGAAGCAGTGATCCGCCGTCTGGTCAGTCCGGTCAATCTGACGGTGTCGCAGGAAGGCTATGTGTATGCGGGCTATGGGGGGAACGCGGACTTTACGGTCTGGGACCGATCAAATCGGGTAGGTTCTTCTGCGGGGACTCTGCTGGGTGGATTCCTCAGCATGCCGGCGTTTGATGCTGTGCGTCAGGCTTTGCCGATGGTACAGGCGGTGATCCTGATGGCGTTGTATATTCTGATACCGTTGATCCTGTTATTTGCCGCCTATGAATTTAAGACGGTACTCACACTGACGTTCGCCATATTTGCGCTCAACTTTCTGACCTTCTGGTGGGAAACCGCTCGTTGGCTGGACAGTTTTCTGCTGGAAGCGCTGTACGGTTCAGAAACCCACAGCCTGTTTAATCTGGTGGGATTGCAGAACACCTCCGATGACTTAATTATGGGGCTGGTAATGGGCACGCTGTTTATTGTCCTGCCGATGGTCTGGTTGGGCGCATTAGCGTGGGCCGGCGTTCGGATGGGAGATATGGCCGGTATGATGAGCCAGGGCGCGGGGCAGGTCAGGCAGTCTGCCGGCATGTTAGGGCAGCTGGTGATGCAGAAAATGTTGTCCGGCGGTAAGCGCTAA